The Paenibacillus crassostreae genome includes a window with the following:
- a CDS encoding S-(hydroxymethyl)glutathione dehydrogenase/class III alcohol dehydrogenase, producing MKSKAAVAFKAGEPLQIVEIDVEDPKAGEVLVKILYTSVCHTDAYTLSGDDPEGVFPAVLGHEGAGVVVAVGEGVTSVEPGDHVIPLYTPECGKCKFCLSGKTNLCSAIRETQGKGLMPDGTTRFSYNGEPIYHYMGTSTFSEYTVVSEISLVKVEDNNVPLDKVCLFGCGVTTGIGAVHNTAKVEEGAVTAVFGLGAIGLAVIQGLAQAKASRIIAIDMNDGKAELAKKMGATDFINPSKFDKPIQEVIVEMTEGGVDYSFECIGNVEVMRSALECCHKGWGESIIIGVAAGGKEIHTRPFQLVTGRVWKGSAFGGVKGRTELPGMIEDFMNGKIDLDSFITHHLDFMDINEAFDLLHKGESIRTILTYEK from the coding sequence TTGAAAAGTAAAGCAGCCGTTGCATTTAAAGCGGGAGAACCGCTTCAGATTGTAGAAATCGATGTAGAGGATCCAAAAGCCGGAGAGGTTTTAGTAAAAATACTGTACACTTCAGTTTGTCATACAGATGCTTATACATTATCAGGGGATGATCCAGAAGGCGTATTCCCTGCCGTTTTAGGTCATGAAGGTGCTGGTGTTGTAGTAGCTGTAGGTGAAGGAGTTACTTCAGTAGAACCAGGAGATCATGTTATTCCACTCTACACACCTGAATGTGGAAAATGTAAGTTCTGTCTTTCTGGCAAAACAAACTTATGTAGTGCCATACGGGAAACACAAGGTAAAGGGCTAATGCCTGATGGAACGACTCGTTTCTCTTATAATGGAGAGCCTATTTATCATTACATGGGAACAAGTACATTTAGCGAATACACAGTGGTTTCTGAAATCTCATTAGTAAAAGTTGAAGACAACAACGTACCGCTTGATAAAGTTTGTCTATTCGGGTGTGGGGTAACTACTGGTATTGGTGCTGTTCATAACACCGCGAAAGTTGAAGAAGGAGCTGTGACAGCTGTATTTGGTTTAGGAGCTATTGGATTAGCTGTAATCCAAGGATTGGCTCAAGCAAAAGCAAGCCGAATCATTGCCATTGATATGAATGATGGTAAAGCTGAATTGGCTAAAAAAATGGGCGCGACTGATTTTATTAATCCTTCTAAGTTTGATAAGCCAATCCAAGAAGTCATCGTTGAAATGACTGAAGGAGGAGTAGATTATAGCTTCGAGTGTATTGGAAATGTCGAAGTAATGAGATCTGCTCTTGAATGTTGTCATAAAGGTTGGGGAGAAAGTATTATTATCGGCGTAGCAGCTGGAGGGAAAGAGATTCATACCCGTCCATTCCAATTAGTTACAGGTCGAGTATGGAAAGGATCAGCTTTTGGCGGAGTTAAAGGTAGAACTGAACTTCCAGGAATGATTGAAGACTTCATGAATGGTAAAATCGATTTAGATTCGTTCATTACCCATCATTTGGACTTTATGGATATAAACGAGGCATTTGATTTGCTTCATAAAGGTGAATCGATCCGTACAATTTTAACATATGAAAAATAA
- the fghA gene encoding S-formylglutathione hydrolase gives MSLKLIEKHSSFDGLQYKYSHYSEVLQCDLTFSIYLPSNKEKKEIPLIWWLSGLTCTDDNFSQKSGFQRLAEKYQVAVIIPDTSPRGENVADDDAYDLGQGAGFYLNATQNPWAKNYKMYTYITDELSGIASTLVPNFSGKESIMGHSMGGHGALVIGMKNAARFKAISAFSPILNPSQVPWGIKAFSSYLGEDKANWKEWDASELIKETGVPPILISQGTADTFYPEQLEETTFLENARKNNQTVNYEKMEGYDHSYFFISTFLEDHFAFHVKQLR, from the coding sequence ATGAGTCTTAAACTAATTGAAAAACATTCCTCCTTTGATGGATTACAATATAAGTACAGCCATTACTCGGAAGTCTTACAATGTGATTTGACATTTAGTATCTACTTACCATCAAATAAAGAAAAGAAAGAAATCCCTCTTATCTGGTGGCTATCTGGTTTAACCTGTACAGATGATAATTTTAGCCAAAAAAGTGGTTTTCAAAGATTAGCTGAAAAATATCAAGTGGCAGTCATTATTCCAGACACTTCACCACGTGGAGAAAACGTTGCTGATGATGATGCATACGACCTTGGACAAGGTGCAGGTTTTTATTTAAATGCCACACAAAATCCATGGGCAAAGAATTATAAAATGTATACGTATATTACAGATGAATTATCAGGAATTGCGTCCACTTTAGTCCCTAATTTTTCGGGAAAAGAAAGTATAATGGGCCACTCAATGGGAGGCCATGGAGCATTAGTGATTGGGATGAAAAATGCTGCGAGATTCAAAGCGATTTCTGCTTTTTCTCCTATTTTAAATCCTAGTCAAGTCCCATGGGGAATAAAAGCATTCTCCTCTTATTTAGGTGAAGACAAAGCAAATTGGAAAGAATGGGATGCTTCAGAACTCATCAAAGAAACTGGCGTGCCACCCATTCTTATTTCACAAGGAACTGCAGATACTTTTTATCCAGAACAATTGGAAGAGACTACTTTCTTAGAAAATGCACGGAAAAATAACCAAACAGTAAATTACGAGAAAATGGAAGGTTATGATCATAGCTATTTCTTCATCTCTACGTTCTTGGAAGATCATTTCGCTTTCCATGTCAAACAATTAAGATGA
- a CDS encoding winged helix-turn-helix transcriptional regulator, which yields MEINYKDKTYFTGKDLALSVIGGRWKIVIIWCLLQESPLRLSEMQKKLPEVNQRMLIRQLRELEDDNIIIRTVYPVVPPKVEYQLSEIGCLLEPVVTSICDWGDIFSNSLEKDAQKIEIE from the coding sequence TTGGAAATTAATTATAAAGATAAAACTTATTTTACTGGCAAAGATTTGGCTTTATCAGTTATAGGAGGACGTTGGAAAATAGTGATTATATGGTGTTTGTTACAGGAGTCTCCATTGAGGTTAAGTGAAATGCAAAAAAAACTTCCCGAAGTCAATCAACGCATGTTAATTAGACAATTAAGGGAATTAGAAGATGATAACATAATTATTAGAACTGTATACCCCGTTGTACCTCCTAAGGTTGAGTATCAACTAAGTGAAATCGGTTGTCTCCTAGAACCAGTTGTAACTTCAATCTGTGATTGGGGAGATATTTTTAGCAACTCTTTAGAAAAAGACGCTCAAAAAATAGAGATTGAATAA